In Oryzihumus leptocrescens, the following are encoded in one genomic region:
- a CDS encoding F0F1 ATP synthase subunit epsilon gives MSQLKVELVAADRKVWEGEARQVSARTVDGELGILPGHTPLLGVLVTGEVRIESTSGDKHVATVDGGFLSVDHDHVTIVAEAVDASGISA, from the coding sequence GTGAGTCAGTTGAAGGTGGAGCTCGTTGCCGCGGACCGCAAGGTCTGGGAGGGCGAGGCCCGTCAGGTCAGTGCGCGCACCGTTGACGGTGAGCTGGGCATCCTGCCCGGGCACACCCCGCTGCTGGGCGTGCTGGTGACCGGCGAGGTCCGCATCGAGTCCACCTCCGGGGACAAGCACGTCGCCACCGTGGACGGGGGTTTCCTCTCGGTCGACCACGACCACGTCACCATCGTCGCCGAGGCGGTCGACGCCTCCGGGATCTCTGCCTGA
- a CDS encoding protein meaA, which produces MGERSRPWVMRTYAGHSSAAASNELYRRNLAKGQTGLSVAFDLPTQTGYDPDHALSRGEVGKVGVPVSHIGDMRALFQDIPLAEMNTSMTINATAMWLLAMYQVVAEEQAQAAGQDAAEAVRALAGTTQNDIIKEYLSRGTYVFAPAPSLRLITDMVAYTVAEIPKWNPINICSYHLQEAGATPVQEIAYAMSTAIAVLDAVRDSGQVPQERFGEVVARISFFVNAGVRFVEEMCKMRAFVELWDELTRERYGVQDPKHRRFRYGVQVNSLGLTEAQPENNVQRIVLEMLAVTLSKDARARAIQLPAWNEALGLPRPWDQQWSLRMQQVLAFESDLLEYDDLFTGSRVVEAKVAELVAGAKAEIDRVQEMGGAVAAVESGYMKSALVASHARRRQRIESGEDIVVGVNRFTTTEPNPLTADLDTAIQTVDHAVEARAAEAVAAWRRDRDAADGGRAAVDEALERLRTDARSGTNLMAASLACARAGVTTGEWAGALREVFGEYRAPTGVSGSVGVTSADTADSGLARVREQVRATGEELGGRLRLLVGKPGLDGHSNGAEQVAVRARDAGFEVVYQGIRLTPEQIVAAAVAEDVHCVGLSVLSGSHMELVPQVLDGLKAAGVHDVPVIVGGIIPEGDAARLRALGVAAVFTPKDFGLTDIMGEIVATIRAARGLPSLAQPVPA; this is translated from the coding sequence ATGGGAGAACGCAGCCGTCCGTGGGTCATGCGCACGTATGCCGGTCACTCCAGTGCCGCGGCGAGCAACGAGCTCTACCGCCGCAACCTGGCCAAGGGACAGACCGGGCTCTCGGTCGCGTTCGACCTGCCGACGCAGACGGGCTACGACCCCGACCACGCCCTCTCCCGCGGTGAGGTCGGCAAGGTCGGCGTCCCCGTCTCCCACATCGGCGACATGCGCGCGCTGTTCCAGGACATCCCGCTCGCGGAGATGAACACCTCGATGACCATCAACGCCACGGCGATGTGGCTGCTGGCGATGTACCAGGTGGTGGCCGAGGAGCAGGCGCAGGCAGCCGGGCAGGACGCCGCCGAGGCGGTGCGGGCCCTCGCCGGCACCACCCAGAACGACATCATCAAGGAGTACCTCTCGCGCGGGACCTACGTCTTCGCGCCGGCACCCTCGCTGCGGTTGATCACCGACATGGTGGCCTACACCGTCGCCGAGATCCCCAAGTGGAACCCCATCAACATCTGCAGCTACCACCTGCAGGAGGCCGGCGCGACGCCGGTGCAGGAGATCGCCTACGCGATGAGCACGGCGATCGCGGTCCTGGACGCCGTGCGCGACTCAGGGCAGGTGCCGCAGGAGCGCTTCGGTGAGGTCGTCGCCCGGATCTCGTTCTTCGTCAACGCCGGCGTGCGTTTCGTCGAGGAGATGTGCAAGATGCGCGCCTTCGTCGAGCTCTGGGACGAGCTGACCCGTGAGCGCTACGGCGTGCAGGACCCCAAGCACCGGCGGTTCCGCTACGGCGTCCAGGTCAACTCCCTCGGCCTGACCGAGGCCCAGCCGGAGAACAACGTCCAGCGGATCGTGCTCGAGATGCTCGCGGTCACGCTGTCCAAGGACGCGCGGGCCCGGGCGATCCAGCTGCCGGCGTGGAACGAGGCCCTCGGCCTGCCGCGGCCGTGGGACCAGCAGTGGTCGCTGCGGATGCAGCAGGTGCTCGCCTTCGAGTCCGACCTGCTGGAGTACGACGACCTGTTCACCGGCAGCCGCGTGGTCGAGGCCAAGGTGGCCGAGCTCGTAGCCGGTGCCAAGGCCGAGATCGACCGGGTGCAGGAGATGGGCGGGGCGGTCGCCGCGGTCGAGTCCGGCTACATGAAGTCGGCGCTGGTGGCCTCGCACGCCCGGCGGCGCCAGCGGATCGAGTCCGGCGAGGACATCGTGGTGGGCGTCAACCGGTTCACCACCACCGAGCCCAACCCGCTGACCGCCGACCTCGACACCGCGATCCAGACCGTCGACCACGCGGTCGAGGCCCGCGCTGCCGAGGCGGTGGCGGCCTGGCGCCGCGACCGGGACGCCGCCGACGGTGGACGCGCCGCCGTGGACGAGGCCCTGGAGCGGCTGCGCACCGACGCCCGCAGCGGCACCAACCTCATGGCTGCCTCGCTCGCGTGTGCCCGCGCCGGCGTGACCACGGGGGAGTGGGCCGGCGCGTTGCGCGAGGTCTTCGGTGAGTACCGCGCCCCCACGGGCGTGTCCGGCTCGGTCGGGGTGACCAGCGCCGACACCGCCGACTCCGGGCTCGCGCGGGTGCGCGAGCAGGTCCGTGCCACCGGCGAGGAGCTCGGCGGTCGGCTACGGCTGCTGGTCGGCAAGCCCGGCCTGGACGGCCACAGCAACGGTGCCGAGCAGGTGGCGGTGCGCGCCCGGGACGCCGGCTTCGAGGTGGTCTACCAGGGCATCCGCCTCACGCCCGAGCAGATCGTTGCGGCCGCGGTGGCCGAGGACGTGCACTGCGTCGGCCTGTCGGTGCTCTCCGGCTCGCACATGGAGCTCGTGCCGCAGGTGCTCGACGGGCTCAAGGCCGCCGGGGTGCACGACGTGCCGGTCATCGTCGGCGGGATCATCCCCGAGGGTGACGCGGCGCGCCTGCGCGCGCTGGGCGTCGCAGCGGTGTTCACCCCCAAGGACTTCGGCCTCACCGACATCATGGGCGAGATCGTCGCGACCATCCGCGCCGCGCGGGGTCTGCCTTCCCTCGCCCAGCCCGTCCCGGCCTGA
- a CDS encoding STAS domain-containing protein: protein MTAGVEAVSSATLEETRHGCEVVVCGRLDVHTVADLRARLHEVLDQGEGDLLVHLAGAEVGDATGLGVIVGVHHRARQLGRRLVLVDVSPRLDRLLRASRLNRVLARADGVGAPATVVPLTA from the coding sequence ATGACGGCAGGTGTGGAGGCAGTGTCGTCCGCGACGCTGGAGGAGACCAGGCACGGGTGCGAGGTGGTCGTCTGCGGCCGCCTCGACGTGCACACCGTGGCCGACCTGCGCGCGCGCCTGCACGAGGTGCTCGACCAGGGCGAGGGCGACCTGCTGGTCCACCTCGCAGGGGCCGAGGTGGGCGACGCCACCGGGCTCGGGGTCATCGTCGGGGTCCACCACCGCGCCCGACAGCTCGGTCGCCGGCTGGTCCTCGTCGACGTCTCGCCGCGGCTGGACCGGCTGCTGCGCGCCTCCCGGCTCAACCGGGTCCTGGCCCGCGCCGACGGGGTGGGTGCCCCGGCCACTGTGGTGCCTCTCACCGCCTGA
- a CDS encoding DUF2550 domain-containing protein, which yields MSGWLVPSELLVAALIATTLVIVGATFARRRTIARGEPLVVCAVRDPGAGRWRVGLARYGATGLDWFTLGGLSLRPSRHWQRTLLEIGPPRRLAPEDQLDVLPDAVTVACRCDDLAFDLALSPGPYTALRSWLEASPPGFNVNVA from the coding sequence GTGAGCGGCTGGCTTGTCCCCAGCGAGCTGCTGGTTGCTGCCCTCATCGCCACCACCCTGGTGATCGTCGGGGCCACGTTCGCCCGGCGCCGCACCATCGCGCGCGGCGAGCCCCTCGTGGTCTGCGCCGTCCGGGACCCCGGGGCCGGCCGCTGGCGGGTCGGCCTGGCCCGCTACGGCGCGACCGGGCTGGACTGGTTCACCCTCGGCGGCCTGTCGCTGCGCCCCTCGCGGCACTGGCAGCGCACGCTGCTCGAGATCGGCCCGCCGCGCCGTCTCGCGCCGGAGGACCAGCTCGACGTGCTCCCCGACGCCGTGACGGTCGCGTGCCGCTGCGATGACCTCGCGTTCGACCTCGCGCTCTCGCCCGGCCCCTACACCGCGCTGCGGTCCTGGCTGGAGGCCTCGCCGCCGGGCTTCAACGTCAACGTGGCCTGA
- the murA gene encoding UDP-N-acetylglucosamine 1-carboxyvinyltransferase — translation MERFRVVGGASLHGEVTVVGAKNSALKLMAAALLASGRTRLTNMPAILDVTIMAELLRRLGCEVDYDADAGVVEIDVPQVIGHRADYDLVRALRASISVLGPLVARCGEADVAVPGGDAIGSRGLDLHAAGLETLGATVHVTHGYLIAEAPNGLHGGEIRLDFPSVGATENVLMAAVLARGTTVLTNAAREPEIVDIAAMLTQMGARIRGAGTSVIEIEGVTELAPTRHAVVPDRIAAGTWAFAAATTRGDVEVVGGVADHLGIALEQLSGAGATVSTTDRGFRVSTGGARLKAFDVATLPYPGFPTDLQPFALAYNAVADGSAMITENLFEARFRTVQELARLGAEARVDGHHVMLHGVEQLSGAPVEASDIRAGAALVIAGLVAEGVTTVSGAHHIDRGYAGFAAAMQGLGADVTREPDDAPYL, via the coding sequence ATGGAGAGGTTCCGCGTCGTCGGTGGTGCGTCCCTGCACGGTGAGGTCACCGTGGTGGGCGCCAAGAACAGTGCGCTCAAGCTGATGGCGGCGGCCCTGCTGGCCAGCGGCCGCACCCGGCTGACCAACATGCCGGCGATCCTGGACGTGACGATCATGGCCGAGCTGCTGCGGCGCCTCGGCTGCGAGGTGGACTACGACGCCGACGCCGGGGTCGTCGAGATCGACGTCCCCCAGGTGATCGGGCACCGCGCCGACTACGACCTGGTCCGCGCGCTGCGCGCCTCGATCTCGGTGCTGGGCCCACTCGTCGCGCGGTGCGGCGAGGCCGACGTGGCGGTCCCCGGCGGTGACGCCATCGGCTCCCGCGGGCTGGACCTGCACGCGGCCGGCCTGGAGACCCTCGGCGCCACCGTCCACGTCACCCATGGCTACCTCATCGCCGAGGCCCCGAACGGCCTGCACGGTGGGGAGATCCGCCTCGACTTCCCCAGCGTGGGGGCGACAGAGAACGTCCTCATGGCCGCGGTCCTGGCCCGGGGGACCACCGTGCTGACCAACGCCGCCCGCGAGCCCGAGATCGTCGACATCGCCGCGATGCTCACGCAGATGGGCGCGCGGATCCGGGGCGCCGGCACCTCGGTCATCGAGATCGAGGGGGTCACCGAGCTCGCGCCGACACGGCACGCGGTGGTCCCCGACCGCATCGCGGCCGGGACGTGGGCGTTCGCCGCGGCCACCACCCGCGGCGACGTCGAGGTGGTCGGGGGAGTGGCCGACCACCTCGGTATCGCGCTCGAGCAGCTCAGCGGGGCCGGTGCCACCGTCAGCACGACCGACCGGGGCTTCCGGGTGTCCACCGGCGGGGCGCGGCTGAAGGCGTTCGACGTGGCCACGCTGCCCTACCCCGGCTTCCCGACCGACCTGCAGCCCTTCGCCCTGGCCTACAACGCGGTGGCCGACGGCAGCGCGATGATCACCGAGAACCTCTTCGAGGCGCGGTTCCGCACGGTGCAGGAGCTGGCGCGGCTCGGCGCCGAGGCCCGGGTCGACGGGCACCACGTGATGCTGCACGGCGTCGAGCAGCTCTCCGGCGCCCCGGTGGAGGCCAGCGACATCCGCGCCGGGGCCGCCCTGGTCATCGCCGGGCTCGTGGCCGAGGGGGTGACCACCGTCAGCGGTGCGCACCACATCGACCGCGGCTACGCGGGCTTCGCCGCTGCGATGCAGGGGCTGGGAGCCGACGTCACCCGCGAGCCGGACGACGCGCCATACCTCTGA
- a CDS encoding HNH endonuclease signature motif containing protein, protein MSFADRFAVVDAAAEALTGLAEVVHQCRGADLGPAMGRLDVLRRLVEAAQVTVLAEGLERGEVASSTCSTSAGWVLEWAPSYRAGGAGDLVKVAQACIGRPVGLGATQVLDHGSVRRLRGCVLAGRVGVRCAAVVLAEMHKLGPRLTPRALPKVWEGFLQVAEEAGPREVRGLRERIIAAYGRQDEFQVRQDRLRHGVSLSAGRADDGMVEYQLRLDPEGASVLEAAIGPLSAPHPVDGVSDLRSSDQRRGDALVQACRRSSPAGGEVPVQTKAQVFVTMDFQGLKDACGSGTVLGNGSALGNGTLLGPETVRRIACDAGVIPVVLGSQGEVLDLGRTRRLFTPAQLKHLWLRDGGCTIPGCAAPPWWCDGHHVIHWANGGATDVGNAALLCGRHHTIVHQRGWTATVTATGVTWHT, encoded by the coding sequence GTGTCGTTCGCGGACCGGTTCGCGGTGGTGGACGCGGCGGCGGAGGCGTTGACCGGGCTGGCCGAGGTGGTGCACCAGTGTCGGGGCGCGGATCTCGGCCCGGCGATGGGTCGGCTGGATGTGCTGCGGCGTTTGGTGGAGGCGGCCCAGGTCACGGTGCTGGCCGAGGGCCTGGAGCGCGGTGAGGTGGCCTCCTCGACCTGTTCAACGTCGGCGGGGTGGGTGTTGGAGTGGGCGCCGTCCTACCGGGCCGGTGGGGCGGGTGACCTGGTCAAGGTCGCCCAGGCCTGCATCGGCCGGCCGGTTGGTCTCGGGGCCACTCAGGTGTTGGACCACGGGTCGGTGCGGCGGCTGCGGGGGTGCGTGCTGGCCGGGCGGGTCGGGGTGCGCTGCGCGGCGGTCGTGCTGGCGGAGATGCACAAGCTGGGTCCCCGGTTGACGCCGCGGGCGCTGCCCAAGGTGTGGGAGGGGTTCCTGCAGGTGGCGGAGGAGGCGGGCCCGCGGGAGGTGCGGGGTTTGCGGGAGCGGATCATCGCCGCCTACGGCCGCCAGGACGAGTTCCAGGTGCGGCAGGACCGCCTCAGGCACGGGGTGTCGTTGTCGGCGGGGCGGGCCGATGACGGGATGGTGGAGTACCAGCTGCGCCTGGACCCCGAGGGGGCGAGCGTGTTGGAGGCGGCGATCGGGCCGTTGTCCGCGCCGCACCCGGTCGACGGGGTCAGCGACCTCAGGAGCAGCGACCAGCGCCGGGGGGACGCCCTGGTGCAGGCGTGCCGGCGTTCGAGCCCCGCCGGGGGTGAGGTGCCGGTGCAGACCAAGGCGCAGGTCTTCGTGACCATGGACTTCCAGGGCCTCAAGGACGCGTGTGGGTCCGGGACGGTGCTGGGCAACGGCAGCGCGCTGGGCAACGGGACGCTGCTGGGGCCGGAGACGGTGCGCCGGATCGCCTGCGACGCCGGAGTGATCCCGGTCGTCCTCGGCAGCCAGGGGGAGGTCCTGGACCTGGGCCGGACGCGGCGGTTGTTCACCCCGGCCCAGCTGAAGCACCTGTGGTTACGCGACGGCGGCTGCACCATCCCGGGCTGCGCCGCACCGCCGTGGTGGTGCGACGGTCACCACGTCATCCACTGGGCCAACGGCGGGGCCACCGATGTCGGCAACGCGGCGCTGTTGTGCGGGCGGCACCACACGATCGTGCACCAGCGCGGCTGGACCGCGACCGTGACCGCGACCGGGGTCACCTGGCACACCTGA
- a CDS encoding pentapeptide repeat-containing protein translates to MTRTQVELGLRADCASCFGLCCVALPFQASSDFAVDKPAGQPCANLQADFRCGIHDRLRDSGYAGCTVYDCFGAGQKVSQQTFEDRDWRQDRATARAMFAVFPVMRQLHELLWYLAQALELTEAATVHDDLRRALAEVDELTRASAAQLQVLDVGPVRERANALLLRASELARAGVPGRADHRGADLVGARLRGADLCGASLRGALLVGADLRGADLRRADLIGADLRGADLSGADLTGALYLTQPQLQAARGDGQTTLPPALGRPSHW, encoded by the coding sequence GTGACCCGCACCCAGGTCGAGCTCGGCCTGCGCGCGGACTGCGCCAGCTGCTTCGGGCTGTGCTGCGTGGCCCTGCCGTTCCAGGCGTCGTCGGACTTCGCGGTGGACAAGCCGGCGGGGCAGCCGTGCGCCAACCTCCAGGCCGACTTCCGCTGCGGCATCCACGACCGGCTGCGCGACAGCGGCTACGCAGGGTGCACCGTCTACGACTGCTTCGGCGCGGGCCAGAAGGTCTCGCAGCAGACCTTCGAGGACCGCGACTGGCGCCAGGACCGCGCCACGGCGAGGGCGATGTTCGCCGTCTTCCCCGTCATGCGGCAGCTGCACGAGCTTCTGTGGTACCTCGCCCAGGCGCTCGAGCTCACCGAGGCGGCGACCGTCCACGACGACCTGCGCCGGGCGTTGGCCGAGGTCGACGAGCTCACCCGCGCCAGCGCGGCGCAGCTGCAGGTCCTGGACGTGGGCCCGGTCCGGGAGCGCGCCAACGCCCTGCTGCTGCGGGCCAGCGAGCTGGCGCGCGCGGGCGTTCCCGGACGGGCGGACCACCGCGGCGCCGACCTGGTGGGTGCGCGGCTGCGCGGCGCCGACCTGTGCGGGGCGAGCCTTCGCGGTGCGCTGCTGGTCGGGGCCGACCTGCGCGGAGCGGACCTGCGCCGGGCCGACCTCATCGGGGCGGACCTGCGCGGCGCCGACCTGTCGGGGGCCGACCTCACCGGCGCGCTGTACCTCACCCAGCCCCAGCTCCAGGCGGCACGCGGCGACGGGCAGACGACCCTGCCGCCGGCCCTGGGTCGACCCTCCCACTGGTGA
- a CDS encoding cob(I)yrinic acid a,c-diamide adenosyltransferase: MVNLTRIYTRTGDTGTTALGDFSRTSKTDVRLAAYADTDEANSAIGVALACGDLRGDVRATLTRVQNDLFDVGADLCTPLAASYQHPPLRVQQRWVEELEADCDTYNDELEKLRSFILPGGTPASAYLHVARTVTRRAERTTWAAVEAYGDQPGDDERPGGVNPLTATYLNRLSDLLFILARVANLGAGGDVLWQPGGGREEPPAPR; encoded by the coding sequence ATGGTCAACCTGACGCGGATCTACACCCGGACCGGTGACACCGGCACCACGGCGCTCGGCGACTTCAGCCGCACGAGCAAGACGGACGTGCGGCTCGCCGCGTACGCCGACACCGACGAGGCCAACAGCGCGATCGGCGTCGCCCTGGCGTGCGGCGACCTCCGCGGGGACGTGCGGGCGACGCTGACGCGCGTGCAGAACGACCTGTTCGACGTCGGCGCCGACCTGTGCACGCCGCTGGCCGCGAGCTACCAGCACCCGCCGCTGCGGGTCCAGCAGCGCTGGGTCGAGGAGCTCGAGGCCGACTGCGACACCTACAACGACGAGCTGGAGAAGCTGCGCTCGTTCATCCTGCCCGGCGGCACCCCCGCCTCGGCGTACCTGCACGTCGCCCGCACCGTGACCCGACGGGCCGAGCGCACCACGTGGGCAGCAGTGGAGGCGTATGGCGACCAGCCCGGCGACGACGAGCGTCCCGGCGGGGTGAACCCGCTGACCGCGACCTACCTCAACCGGCTCTCGGACCTGCTGTTCATCCTCGCGCGGGTGGCCAACCTCGGCGCCGGTGGCGACGTCCTGTGGCAGCCCGGTGGCGGCCGGGAGGAGCCCCCGGCCCCGCGCTGA